Proteins from a genomic interval of Zingiber officinale cultivar Zhangliang chromosome 2A, Zo_v1.1, whole genome shotgun sequence:
- the LOC122040554 gene encoding uncharacterized protein LOC122040554, whose translation MGRDSCLARVTAGVAIGGSIGGAVGAVYGTYEAIRYKVPGLLKIRYIGQTTLGSAAVFGLFMGAGSLIHCGKSY comes from the exons ATGGGGAGAGACAGCTGCTTGGCGCGCGTCACGGCCGGAGTGGCGATAGGCGGATCGATCGGCGGCGCAGTCG GCGCAGTTTACGGCACATATGAAGCTATCAGATACAAG GTTCCAGGACTGTTGAAGATAAGATATATTGGGCAAACCACCCTTGGAAGTGCTGCAGTTTTTGGTCTCTTCATGGGAGCTGGGAGCTTGATACATTGTGGAAAATCATACTGA
- the LOC122040555 gene encoding scarecrow-like protein 3: MAPMMMGNVAQDDGSSSVTSSPLKSFSLMSLSLPALLPCSPWHRELKSDERGLCLVHLLFNCANHVAAGSLDRANAFLEQIALLAAPDGDAMQRIASHFTEALARRALRLWPGLYHALDSARAVVLPVTEAAVARRHFLDLCPFLRLSYVVANQAIMDAMEGEKVVHIVDLNASDPTPWLSLFKGLRARPEGPPHLKITGVHEHRELLNHTAIRLSEEAERLDIPFQFNPVVSRLDDLDIESLRIKTGEALAITAVLQLHTLLATNDTADGRKAAQRATPAGTTQQPTLGDFVDKDHNGHSPNSNSAPSSPFASTSPERIDSFLSVLSGLSPKLMLVTEQESNHNSTTLTERFAESLFYYAALFDCLDSTVPRRSVERLRLEKMLLGEEIKNIIACEGWERKERHEKLDRWARRFDAAGFAAAPLGYYSLLHARRLLQGFGCNGYQVREEAGGCLMLCWQDRPLFSVSAWRRKRRD; the protein is encoded by the coding sequence ATGGCGCCTATGATGATGGGTAATGTGGCCCAGGACGACGGGTCGTCGTCGGTGACTTCGTCGCCGCTCAAGAGCTTCTCGTTGATGTCTCTTTCGCTGCCGGCGCTGCTGCCCTGCTCGCCGTGGCACCGGGAGCTCAAGTCCGACGAGCGCGGGCTCTGCCTCGTCCACCTCCTCTTTAACTGCGCCAACCACGTGGCCGCCGGCAGCCTCGACCGCGCTAACGCCTTCCTCGAGCAGATCGCGCTGCTCGCCGCCCCCGACGGCGACGCCATGCAGCGCATCGCGTCCCATTTCACGGAGGCGCTGGCGCGCCGCGCCCTCCGCCTGTGGCCGGGCCTCTACCACGCCCTCGACTCTGCGCGTGCAGTGGTCCTCCCCGTCACGGAGGCCGCCGTCGCCCGGCGGCATTTCCTCGACCTCTGCCCCTTCCTCCGCCTCTCCTACGTCGTCGCCAACCAGGCCATCATGGATGCTATGGAGGGCGAGAAGGTCGTCCACATCGTCGACCTCAACGCCTCCGACCCGACTCCCTGGCTCTCCCTCTTTAAGGGGCTGAGGGCGCGACCGGAGGGCCCGCCGCACCTCAAGATCACTGGCGTCCACGAGCACCGGGAACTTCTCAACCACACCGCCATCCGCCTCTCCGAGGAGGCCGAGCGACTCGATATCCCATTCCAATTCAACCCTGTGGTTAGCAGATTAGACGACCTCGACATCGAGAGCCTCCGCATTAAAACAGGGGAGGCACTGGCCATCACCGCCGTCCTCCAGCTCCACACCCTGCTCGCCACCAACGACACGGCCGATGGCCGCAAGGCAGCGCAACGAGCCACGCCGGCGGGAACCACACAACAACCAACCCTGGGCGATTTCGTCGACAAGGACCACAACGGGCACAGCCCGAACTCGAACTCGGCACCATCGTCGCCATTCGCCTCTACGTCGCCGGAGCGGATAGACAGCTTCCTGTCGGTGCTGTCGGGGCTGTCGCCCAAGCTGATGCTGGTGACGGAGCAGGAGTCCAACCACAACAGCACAACACTGACGGAGCGATTCGCGGAGTCGCTGTTCTACTACGCCGCGCTGTTCGACTGCCTCGACTCGACGGTGCCGCGGCGGTCCGTCGAGCGGCTGCGGCTGGAGAAGATGCTGCTGGGGGAGGAGATCAAGAACATCATCGCGTGCGAGGGGTGGGAAAGGAAGGAGCGGCACGAGAAGCTGGACCGATGGGCGCGGAGGTTCGACGCCGCTGGCTTCGCCGCGGCGCCGCTCGGATACTACTCGCTCCTGCATGCCCGGCGACTGCTGCAGGGATTCGGGTGCAACGGCTACCAGGTGCGAGAGGAGGCCGGCGGCTGCCTCATGCTGTGCTGGCAGGACCGGCCGCTCTTCTCGGTGTCGGCATGGCGACGCAAGCGGCGCGATTGA
- the LOC122040556 gene encoding uncharacterized protein LOC122040556, translating into MEQVSRDMDWNEGILSLQKNKSRLKTPEQVQALEKVYNEQKYPSESLKLLLANQIGLSQKQVSRWFFHRRMKNKKLLEIEASAIGNQKNSSSLINDQHSGVEQESCSSSKQGDLHLNSKDVESKRSNVHQLSMVGLAMQQKTASGRVAHLVCSNSRPHGPRIKLKEMLIQERIPAATDVSKHLFMRENKDLLSRRSLQSQGVMLDSRQYNHMTWKESYAVSSLKLKLGKLYCHEGPSLGVHFDPLPPGAFSASFTNSTYELCHIRESMQKATCNQREHKQLFLHPNTLSNLQSNHQTHMDKPTRFYDNHNFHVKDAEDSERNRLESNCRKIVRCSKYRPKMAYGRRQHFYLNDQKASTSKAFTCLQNYYDPESLSQDFSNRESLRSANKNTLKKGNVVLPKKIIKSAKTLKERTEHPKLMTSKRKAIEFQSQGHAKLSRKLSCMDPRYGCSVVIEPSFNEDDDPETTSSID; encoded by the exons ATGGAACAAG TGTCACGTGATATGGATTGGAATGAGGGTATTCTTTCTCTTCAAAAGAATAAGAGCAGGCTAAAGACTCCTGAACAAGTTCAAGCACTAGAAAAAGTTTACAATG AGCAGAAGTACCCGAGTGAATCTTTAAAATTGCTGCTAGCGAATCAAATAGGGTTATCTCAGAAGCAGGTTTCTCGATGGTTTTTTCACagaagaatgaaaaataaaaagctACTAGAAATTGAAGCATCTGCAATTGGTAACCAGAAAAATTCCAGTAGCCTTATAAACGACCAACATAGTGGAGTTGAGCAAGAATCATGTAGTAGCAGCAAACAAGGTGATTTGCATCTCAATTCTAAAGATGTAGAAAGCAAAAGGTCCAATGTACATCAACTTTCGATGGTAGGTCTTGCAATGCAGCAGAAGACTGCTAGTGGTAGAGTAGCGCATTTAGTATGTTCGAACAGTAGGCCTCATGGACCAagaataaaattgaaagaaatgcTAATACAGGAGAGGATTCCTGCGGCTACAGATGTTTCTAAGCACTTATTCATGAGGGAAAACAAGGATTTGTTGAGCAGAAGAAGCTTACAGAGCCAAGGAGTGATGCTAGATTCGAGACAATATAATCATATGACTTGGAAGGAGAGTTATGCTGTTTCTTCCTTGAAATTGAAATTGGGAAAGTTATATTGTCATGAAGGTCCATCTCTTGGTGTTCACTTTGACCCACTACCACCTGGGGCTTTTAGTGCATCATTCACAAATTCAACTTATG AGTTGTGCCATATCAGAGAATCTATGCAAAAGGCTACCTGTAACCAGAGAGAG CACAAACAGTTGTTTCTTCATCCCAACACTTTATCTAATTTACAGTCAAATCACCAGACTCACATGGACAAGCCCACTCGTTTCTATGACAACCACAATTTTCATGTAAAAGATGCTGAAGATTCAGAAAGGAATAGGTTGGAATCTAATTGCAGGAAAATTGTAAGATGCTCAAAGTATAGACCAAAAATGGCATATGGCAGAAGACAACACTTTTATTTAAATGATCAAAAAGCAAGCACATCCAAAGCATTCACATGTCTTCAGAATTATTATGATCCTGAATCTTTATCACAAGATTTCTCCAACAGGGAATCCTTGAGATCAGCAAATAAAAATACTCTGAAAAAAGGCAATGTAGTGCttcctaaaaaaataataaag AGTGCAAAGACCTTGAAGGAGCGAACTGAACACCCTAAACTA ATGACAAGTAAACGGAAAGCTATTGAATTTCAAAGTCAGGGACATGCAAAATTATCTAGAAAATTGTCATGTATGGATCCAAGATACGG GTGCTCTGTGGTCATAGAACCTAGTTTCAACGAGGATGATGATcctgaaactacatcctcaatagATTGA